A region from the Aegilops tauschii subsp. strangulata cultivar AL8/78 chromosome 5, Aet v6.0, whole genome shotgun sequence genome encodes:
- the LOC109767758 gene encoding uncharacterized protein produces MERRAKASEVDGTAAHRGAPREFLGADTAEKQRGGGDDVVNDGGGAAKLKEDEKQKTAAEGVKPLPHKQVPQPSDVYNPELERL; encoded by the coding sequence ATGGAGCGGAGGGCGAAGGCAAGCGAGGTCGACGGCACGGCTGCCCACCGTGGCGCGCCACGCGAGTTCCTGGGTGCAGACACGGCGGAGAAGCAACGAGGTGGAGGCGACGACGTCGTCAACGATGGTGGCGGCGCGGCGAAGCTAAAGGAGGACGAGAAGCAGAAGACGGCGGCGGAGGGGGTGAAGCCGCTGCCGCACAAGCAGGTTCCGCAGCCTAGCGATGTGTACAACCCGGAGCTCGAGCGCCTCTGA